TGTAGAATTGCATAGATAAGGAGAAATATTCTCAATTGTATCCAAGTAGTTCACAATATAGCACTCTGAAAGACTTTTTGGATTGGTCCTCTTACATCAAAAGTTATGTCCTACATATTGACTGTTAATTGAACTCTCATACCGGACTAGTTTATTGTATATTTGCTTATTCAAACACCCCAGAAACTTTTCAAAGTCACGCTCGTGTCATACTTAATATCTTTAACACGCAAcaagtttaaaatttgattcaaatgtGTTACATATACAATATTCAAGATTTATAAGCAATACCCTCAAACTTCTTCCGGCTCATAAATTATGTTAGAGTAATACTGGAATGGGGTAAGCCGTGTGAAGCAACCGCCAGCATTTTCTACTGTAGTCTTAGCATGTAAGATAATATATAGAAATATGGCAAAAACACTACTTGAAGTGTTTTGATTTATCCCCTAGATGTACGATATGATATAAATGTTGCCATGTGTGACAGGTATGAAGGAAAATTGGTGAAATTAGTTGTCCAAAAAGTGTTGAATGAGCTGAAGAAAGAGTTTGAGCTGGTTATTCCCGATAATTTGGTTGGAATTGATAGTCATGTGAAGAACGTTATGGAATTTCTAGATAACAATTCTAGTGCTACCCTATTTGTTGGCATCCATGGAATGGGAGGCATtggtaagacaactcttgctAAAACCATCTACAACACGCTCTCCAGTAAATTTGAGTATTGTAGCTTCATTGCTGATATTAGGGAATCATGCAAGCGTAATGGCATTGAGTACTTACATAATAAGTTAATCTCGGATATATTGAagcaaaaaaatcaagtttataGTAAGGATGAAGGGACCAGATTCCTCTCATCCAAGTTTGAAGATAAGAAAGTCCTCATTCTTTTTGATGATGCGGACGATGATGATCAGTTGAAGGCTTTGGTTGGAAATCATA
This genomic stretch from Eucalyptus grandis isolate ANBG69807.140 chromosome 3, ASM1654582v1, whole genome shotgun sequence harbors:
- the LOC120291748 gene encoding disease resistance protein RUN1-like, which translates into the protein MGYEGKLVKLVVQKVLNELKKEFELVIPDNLVGIDSHVKNVMEFLDNNSSATLFVGIHGMGGIGKTTLAKTIYNTLSSKFEYCSFIADIRESCKRNGIEYLHNKLISDILKQKNQVYSKDEGTRFLSSKFEDKKVLILFDDADDDDQLKALVGNHNWFSPGSRILITTRNKAILDNATVDFNYEHEEMDGPRA